Proteins encoded together in one Impatiens glandulifera chromosome 1, dImpGla2.1, whole genome shotgun sequence window:
- the LOC124923628 gene encoding vegetative cell wall protein gp1-like — translation MAPLPSWEAPANRGRRVPPQVAPSNCGRHIPPRVAPANPGPLVPPRAAPANPGPLVPPRATPTNPGPLVPPPREALENSIARVPPSPYSFNQKSVSIIDNVAGSTSSSGMLKIGSTQPGRGVKPSGLMYNGKQAITSDKL, via the coding sequence ATGGCTCCTCTTCCTTCTTGGGAAGCACCAGCAAATCGTGGTCGACGTGTTCCTCCTCAGGTAGCACCATCAAATTGTGGTCGACATATTCCTCCTCGGGTAGCACCAGCAAATCCAGGTCCACTTGTTCCTCCTCGGGCAGCACCAGCAAATCCAGGTCCACTTGTTCCTCCTCGGGCAACACCAACAAATCCAGGTCCACTTGTTCCTCCTCCTCGGGAAGCACTAGAAAATTCTATCGCCCGTGTTCCTCCATCTCCCTATAGTTTCAACCAAAAATCAGTATCAATAATAGATAATGTTGCAGGCTCAACCTCTTCTTCAGGCATGTTGAAGATTGGTTCCACTCAACCAGGCCGTGGTGTCAAGCCGTCTGGGTTAATGTACAATGGAAAACAAGCTATAACGAGTGACAAACTATAA